One window of the Sphaerochaeta associata genome contains the following:
- a CDS encoding galactokinase, whose amino-acid sequence MATKHAVEQGLLHQIYPSLYGDAFDQADMDRRFIRLVETHQSLFSQASPSLFSTAGRTELGGNHTDHNLGRVIAATINLDTIAAVTMRDDQKIVLTSEGYPAVEVDLSNLEVVESEKNTTEALVRGIAFAFSKRGLRIGGWQANTTSRVLKGSGLSSSAAVEVLCGTIFNHLYNDDALSPVDLAIIGKFSENTYFGKPSGLMDQMACAYGGIIGIDFADEQKPVIEPIQYSFSQQGYHLCIVDTGGNHADLTPAYASVPIEMRKVAAYFGKDHLRQVDRNTFFQALPELRLTLSNDRCLLRAMHFFQENARVENMLKALANDDINSYLSLVRQSGESSFCFLQNLYPSFFPEEQGLSLAIAMTKSLLGSEATVRVHGGGFAGTIQAYVREHELNQYIQGMEAVFGKGSVTPIAIRSKPACCIAE is encoded by the coding sequence ATGGCAACCAAACACGCTGTTGAACAAGGACTTTTACACCAAATCTACCCCTCTTTGTATGGGGATGCCTTCGATCAGGCCGATATGGATCGACGTTTCATCCGCCTTGTCGAGACCCATCAGAGCCTGTTCTCCCAAGCCTCGCCATCGCTGTTCTCCACTGCCGGCCGTACAGAGCTTGGAGGCAATCACACCGACCACAACCTGGGTCGGGTAATCGCGGCCACCATCAACCTCGATACCATTGCCGCGGTGACCATGCGTGATGACCAAAAGATTGTACTCACCAGTGAAGGATATCCTGCAGTGGAAGTCGACCTTTCCAACCTGGAGGTGGTGGAAAGCGAAAAGAACACAACCGAGGCGTTGGTCCGCGGCATCGCCTTTGCTTTTTCCAAGCGAGGCTTACGCATAGGCGGCTGGCAGGCCAACACCACCAGCCGGGTGCTCAAGGGCTCCGGGCTCTCCTCTTCAGCAGCCGTAGAGGTGTTGTGCGGTACTATTTTCAATCACCTGTACAACGACGATGCCCTTTCTCCTGTCGACCTGGCCATCATCGGCAAGTTCAGTGAGAACACATACTTCGGCAAGCCTTCGGGCTTGATGGACCAGATGGCCTGCGCCTATGGGGGAATCATCGGCATCGATTTTGCCGATGAACAAAAGCCTGTCATCGAGCCGATCCAATACTCGTTCTCACAGCAAGGCTATCACCTGTGCATCGTCGATACCGGCGGGAACCATGCCGACCTCACTCCCGCGTATGCTTCAGTCCCTATCGAGATGCGCAAGGTGGCAGCATATTTTGGCAAAGACCACCTGCGGCAAGTTGACCGGAACACCTTCTTCCAAGCCTTGCCCGAACTTCGACTGACCCTCAGCAACGATCGCTGTCTCCTCAGGGCTATGCACTTCTTCCAAGAGAATGCGAGAGTGGAGAACATGCTCAAGGCACTCGCCAACGATGACATCAATTCCTACCTGTCCCTGGTCAGGCAGAGCGGTGAAAGTTCCTTCTGCTTTTTGCAGAATCTCTACCCCTCGTTCTTCCCCGAGGAGCAGGGTTTGAGTCTTGCCATTGCCATGACCAAGTCCCTGCTCGGCAGCGAAGCCACAGTGAGAGTCCACGGCGGTGGATTTGCCGGAACCATCCAAGCCTACGTACGAGAACATGAGCTGAATCAATACATCCAAGGTATGGAGGCTGTATTCGGCAAGGGCAGTGTCACCCCGATAGCGATACGAAGCAAGCCTGCTTGCTGTATAGCAGAATAG
- a CDS encoding IS66 family transposase, with amino-acid sequence MVAGGVVAHDCWSSYYNDAFKHATHACCGAHIDRELEGVIQNHRQGWAKSMQNLLAKLYKTKSKLTARGQASAPKKLVQEFSAGYDRILERGFSRNPYQEPKERKRGKPKKGKVLCLLERLRDLKDDVLRFFTDFRVPFSNNIAERSFCMSKLKMKTAGSFRSADGGSNFCWIFSIIDTVRKNGGNPLKALEQLFNNSFSLAFFD; translated from the coding sequence ATCGTTGCAGGGGGCGTGGTCGCACACGACTGCTGGAGCTCCTACTACAATGACGCATTCAAGCATGCAACCCATGCATGCTGCGGCGCACACATAGACAGGGAACTGGAGGGCGTCATCCAGAACCACAGGCAGGGATGGGCAAAGAGCATGCAGAATCTGCTGGCCAAGCTGTATAAGACCAAGAGCAAGCTTACGGCGAGGGGGCAGGCCAGCGCGCCGAAGAAGCTGGTGCAGGAATTCTCCGCCGGGTACGACAGGATCCTGGAAAGGGGGTTCTCCAGAAACCCCTACCAAGAGCCGAAAGAGAGAAAGCGGGGAAAGCCCAAAAAGGGAAAGGTCCTGTGCCTTCTCGAAAGACTGAGGGATCTGAAAGACGATGTGCTTCGGTTCTTCACCGACTTCCGGGTTCCGTTTTCCAACAACATCGCCGAACGGTCCTTCTGCATGAGCAAGCTCAAGATGAAGACGGCCGGTTCGTTCCGCTCTGCCGATGGAGGGTCGAACTTCTGCTGGATATTCTCCATCATCGACACGGTCAGGAAGAACGGTGGAAACCCGTTAAAAGCCTTGGAACAGCTGTTCAACAACTCATTCTCCCTGGCTTTCTTCGATTAG